ATATTTAAAGGCGCTGTATGTATCTGTACATaaataatagctttttttctcttgtggTTTTGTTGCAGACTCTTCCTTTAATCAGTCTGAGAGGAGCTACCTGATTGGTGGAGTTTTTGCGCTGCTGCTCGGAGCAGCGTGTCTGTTGTCAGGACTGATCCGGTACAGGAAGAAAAGCTCtgaccaaattttttttttcaaacactttgtAATCAAGGTTTGAATTATACACTGGCTTTCGGGGGAGAGCCCTACTTTCAGGTGCGCACCTCTACCAAACACACCTCATGTCAACATGTCTGACGTATTAAAGTTACACTTTTGGGGAGCCAACAGCATAATGATAACCTGATTAGTTCACAGCGATGCAGTCCAGTACTATTGGTTTCAGCTATCTCTTTCCtttcaatcagtcaatcaatcaatcaatcaatcagactttatttgtatagcacttttcatacaaacagacTGTAACCAACCCTCtagttaaataaataaggaaataaatagataaaatgataatagtaataatagaaGATATATAAgtaaaaaactcaaataaaaaataaaaacgtaaaTAAGAGTTAAATGACAAGATAACAGAACAAAGTCAGATaataagtaaaaatgttaaaattatatatgaagtagtaaaactgtgaaatacactaaaatgtattgaaaaattaaataaaaataaaataagacaacatgaaattgtgtcttttgtggTACATGACTCACGAGTGCTTTTACGTCATTGACagatttgacagatttttttttttttcttcaacaataATGGAGAAAGTTTTAAGTGTTTATCTGAATGACTCAAGCAATTCAGATAATACTTGTATTCTGCAGAGGAGTCGATGGTAATAATCTGATTTGATGTGTTTATATGTGCTTCACTAATGCGAAAATCGGAAAAAACCGGTTTACATGATTTAGTCATGATCGGTTTATTTGTGTGGATGTAAACTCACACTCCTGTTCGGTCGGAGGACTTGATGAAAGGACCAGGTCTTTAGGATACTTACATCCTGGAACTCATTTCtcttggataaaaaaaaaaaaaaaacactttatttacatgttacaaagacacattttatacacaaaTGTGTAATGTGATATAGGAGtgatataaaaatacacaatagcAAATTAAGATAAATTCTAGAGCTCGCATGCAGCCAGTGGAGAGATTTCAGGATAGTTTTTGGTGAGtctttgagatatttcagtctggatcaaagTGTGTCTACAAAACTCCCAGTTTGAGCTCCCAGTGACCCTCCAGTGGTCCCATCCCATCACGGTTACACACAGGACAGGGAGGAGATATATGTGTGTCGGGGTACTCCGTCTCCATGGAGACGGTAAACAGGTCTGTCAGTGTGACTTACACACAGGTGAAACATTAGCcgggcagagagaaagaagccttacacacaccaccacacacacacacacacacactggtcaGGACAGATGGCGGATTCACAGCGAACATCTGAGCCCGTCAACTTTGTGCATCAAGATGAAATCTGGTAAATCTGCTAACTTGTTTCATCATTTTGATCATTTGAGTTTTATTTCAATATTCTGTCAGAAGAGGGTGAAgcgtttttaaagattttctctTGATGGTGGGATGATTCACATGTTGACCCGATGTtaaaattcttaatatttttctttaaaagaaatagaTATGTCATCCGCTGGGCTTGTTGTGAATAACTATTAtcattgttacttttatttttattatcattattattatttttactttctctccTAGCTCCTTTTTTCATTCCAAATCTGCATTGTGTTTTCGTCTGGTTATGAAATATGCTGTATAATACAGAAAGCTTACTGTACTAACTTGTTTTAATGatatattttgagttttcaCGCAGTAACAAGCAGATTTAAAGATGAAATCATATGccacacatcaaaaaaaaaatgtgtgaaaatgtaaatatttggtTGGAAGAACTGAcaagaaaaatgtgtcattacAACATAAATTTGTCTTGCTGTTATTTGAAAAGGATCTCTTTAATTTGGGAGAATTATCTTCACATTTGACAAAGTGGACGCCTTTTGTGTTAACAGCAGATCCAGAATATGATCATAACCGCAGACAGGGAGTGTTGTGTATGCTCTCTAAAGATTTCTTTTCCCTGTCGGTGCTCAGTGAAGCAGGATGTCAACTGATggtaaacaacttttttttgtgtgtgtgtttgtgtgtgtgtgtttgtgcatacatttgtgtgtatgtgtgtttaggAAAGCACATGTAAAAGTGGAGAAGGATTCAGCCGAAGTCTGGCCCAACAAGTGGGGCTCCCTGACTGAGGCCTACAAGGaggtacacgcacacacacacacacacacacacacacacacacgcaacgcacacacacacacacacacacacacacacacacacacagctccaggTTAATTTGCAGCCACACACTGCCCTCTACTGTTACAAAACTATTTCACATCAAATGCTTGCAAGCAGCTCTtttgtcagagaaaaaatgttggcattgtacgtttctgcaaaaaaaaaaacaaatatatatagaatttgcatgtttcatacgCGTCATATTATGGTTTTATGGTTTCTAAGTTGGAgctggaggggatggtggagcAGTAGActactgtttgagaccaacaaactccaacaaacaataaaactgctgtttttttagtcattgctgcatttccagcagtttttagacaccaaacatatttttcaagcagcctgttgctgtttttttccagtgaggATAGTGCCACCATAAGCAGCCACTTTAAGCCAAAACCTGATATTTCCCTAATCAAAACCAACTgagttttgtgcctaaacttaactACACATTGGCAGAAGGTTTCAGCATATTGGCTATGATatcacatacaaatgtaacCTATCCATGGatgcagaaacattcaaaaagcaaacattatTTCTGGCAACTGTGTTGAAGCATGAAACCAGATTATacttatcaaaaacaaaaacatcttaacaTTTACACATTAACCCACAGGGACTATGTGGcgcattttacatgcttttcattcttcatttttttgggtaattttggctgtgttcatgcatatggcatacattttggacaaaatgtGAACTTTTATTTAATAAGCTCCTACAAGTCTAAAATgcactgtaaacaaaattgttacattcataatgttaagtgcaaaaaaaagtgccattataacccattcaaactacatttttaatCCCACAGCCGTctaagcataaaaaaacattgcatgtaTATAACATTGTATAActttggagaaaatacatgcaattTCTAAAActtgcactgtcacaatcagtgttgctgcacatcactgacatatccaaggctgtgataatcacacacaacacaaaaagaagaaataaagaaaaatctacTCTGCATGcagaatgaaaataattcatttttcgtgttttttttttcaatctaaaaAGTATTCGTGTTATGACGAAAAAAGGGCatttagagggttaaaattctgaaaaatcataatatgattaggactgatgttgacTGATAAAAATGTACTCCTTGGAAgttatattaatgtataatatttgttAAAGCTTTTGAATAGCACATTATGTGCACAcagagtgatgtgtgtgtgatattaaataAGGGCTCATAGGcatcatcaaaaacactaaactctttcttttatttgtgtttcagtACGAGAGGGACAGTGTGAAGCTGAGGGGGAGGTGGTCAGAGAGGAGCCACCCAATCACCTGCCATCACAACCTCCGACTCCACCTGAAAAATCCATCCACGTATGAtatccgtccgtccgtccgtccgtctgtctgtcctccgtctgtctgtctgctgttcatCCATCTCACAGTCTTTCACACCACCTTTGCATCTCTCCTCCAGGTTGCCCCCTCTCCTCCGGTTCCTCAGACCACTCAGGCCCTGATTGGTTGGCGTTCAGCTCACTCACATCTTCATCTAGAAAAGTTTGGCACAGTGCATCATGGGAGGCGTAGTTTCCTGAAGGAGCTGGGCTGGCCTTTCGACGCTTGCATCTGACTGGAGGCCACCGCTCTGTGTCGTATCAGCTACTCGCTGACTCAGTGAGCATtgaataaagacagaaattaaataaatcgtGAGGATACATATTCATAAAAAGCATTCCAGATCTGGTAGGATGTACGGTAACATATGGGATTATGTCCCCCTTTCTCTTGGGCGATTGAGTTTTACTGTGCAGAATGATTTATGTGCAGAGTTTGACAGAATTACCTGAAACTCTGCATCAGTGTAAGCATGTGGAAATATTTTCtacaacatatttaaattattaaaattgcaaatacaaatttaactttttgtagGTGActagtcaaaaaaaatgaatggctttttcagtccattagatacattttgctgcaataaaaaaaagaattaaaaactttattaaataaaacagatgttgacaaagtttacCTTTGAGGACATCATTTACAgatgaaaaaaggtaataaattgtGATATACTGCAATATATATTATTGCAATACTCAGTATActgcaaaatgttgcaaatttgcAATATACTATTTACAACACTAGGACTAAATGATCTTGATAATACTGtattgtggggcctctggtCATTCCAGCCTTAAC
This DNA window, taken from Plectropomus leopardus isolate mb chromosome 2, YSFRI_Pleo_2.0, whole genome shotgun sequence, encodes the following:
- the LOC121960615 gene encoding LOW QUALITY PROTEIN: uncharacterized protein C20orf85 homolog (The sequence of the model RefSeq protein was modified relative to this genomic sequence to represent the inferred CDS: deleted 2 bases in 1 codon), encoding MADSQRTSEPVNFVHQDEIWKAHVKVEKDSAEVWPNKWGSLTEAYKEYERDSVKLREVVREEPPNHLPSQPPTPPEKSIHVAPSPPVPQTTQALIGWRSAHSHLHLEKFGTVHHGRRSFLKELGWPFDACI